Part of the Leptospira ellinghausenii genome, ATGATATGAGCACCAAGTACTTGTTCGGTTTCTTTCGAAACTAAAACCTTCACAAAACCTAAATGGGATAATCTTGCCATACCTGTCGCACTGGAAGAATAGGGGTTGATACCTTTGTAATATGAGATCCCTTCTTTTATCAATGTTTCTTCTGTTTTTCCCACACTTGCTATTTGTGGGTTTGTAAAAATGGCCTCAGGAATGGGTGGGTAAACAATTGGTTGGTCTTTTTTGTTACCAAATAAATGTTCAAAAAGGTATTCCCCTTCAAAATTAGCACTGTGTCGGAAAAAATACCTTCCGATTACATCGCCAAAAGCATACACACCTGGTTCACCAGTTTGTAAGGTCCCATCCACTTGGATATAACCTTCTTCATTGACTTGTATGTTTGTATTTTCTAAGTGTAATTCATCTGTATTGGGTTTAATACCAGTGGCAACGAGGAGTTCATCTGCTTCAAACTGGGTAAATTTTCCCTCTTTTGTTTTTCCACTGACTTTGAATTTTTTGTTTTGGTAAGAAACCGATTCGAATTGAAAATCCGTGTGGATCGGAAAGGGCAGGTGTTTACATAACTCAGTTTTGACATCACCATCTACATGCCTTAACACTTCTCCTCGTGTGATCCCAGTTACTTGGCACCCGTAGGCTTGGTAAGCAGCACCGAGTTCTAGTGAGATAAAACCCGCTCCTATGATGAGTAAAGATTTTGGAAAATTAGCAGGGGAGAGTGCTTCTCTAGAAGTCCAATAAGGTGTATTTTCCAATCCTTGTATGTTTGGAATTTTTGGTCTTGTGCCGGTAACAATAAATATGTGTTTGGCGGTGTATTCGTTTTCACCATCTGTGAGAACTTTGGATCCCTTAAACCAAACTTTTTTAGGAATATAATCGATATTGGGATTTTTTTCATACGCAAGCGGAATGGAGTCGGAATCGACTTTTACGGTTTGGTTCACTCTTTGGAAAATGGACTCGACTGGAACTGTTGTTGGTTTTGGGAATTCGATCCCAAATCGTTTTCCTTCTTCTCGTAGTCTGATAAGCTCAGAAGGATAGATGATCATTTTGGAAGGGATACAACCACGATTGAGACAAGTCCCCCCTGGAGTCTCTTTTTCGAAGACAACCACTCGTTTGCCGATGAGAGAAGGAGGGGTTACAAGTTTGGTCCCAGCACCAGCTCCTACTACCAAAATGTCATATTCTTTCATATTGGTTCCAGACTCCAAAGCACCTGAATTCTGTAAATGAAGCTATCTTTGATTTGGCAAAATTAAAATCCCTATCGAAACTAAAACCCACGCTTGGAGGATCAATTGGGTGTTTCTCCCTCTACAAAGGGATTTTTTATCTTTTGGAGCCGCTCTACGATTTCATTTTTGCGGATTTCAAAGGTATCCGGTGGGTCATTCTCGTGCCAGTTTTGGTAGAGTTTCCGTTTTCCTTCTGGGATGGGAATTTGGTAACGCCACTCCATATAAAAGTAAATCCTCGCAATGTCTCCCCTGATGTCTGGTTTTGGTTCGGCAATGGATGCCTTGAAGTTCACTTCAAAATCACAAAGCCCATACTCCCTGGGTTCCCCTTCGATTTCTCCATAGGGAAAAATGCCCCTGTCCGCGTTAATTTCGCCTGGAACGGGAACAATGTTGTGGAGGTCGGCTTCGATGAGATTAAATTCAGGATCTGTTGCACCACAACACTTCCTTCCTTTTAAAAGTTTCCCACCTACTTCACAATTGGTTTTGGTCCAACATTCTCTTGTTTTTCCGAAACTATAAGCAGGTACAATGTGTTCCCATTCGATGTAGTTTTGTCGTTTGGAATCTTTCCTTGCTTGTAATCCGCAAGTATTTTGTTTGATTTTGAAACGTCCGAATTCCTCTTCATCTTTTTCAAACTCACATCCGCAATAAAAATCCTTTCCTACTTTTTCATAAAAACGCTTTAAAACACGTTTTGCTTTTTGAAAATCGGTGATTCGGTTTTTACCATTAGTTTCAGTTTCATTTGATTCAGAAAAAAGTACATAACCAAACCCAAATAACAGGATGAGTAGAAATAAAATGGAAGTTCGTTTCAATATTATATAAGAGAAAGTTAATACACTAATGGTAGAATGTACAATCCTATATTACAAAGAAATGCAAGTGTCCATGTGGTGGAACGTGCAAAAGGAAAATCTGCAATATACAGGTAAATGTATACAAAACGTAAGGAAACAAAACTGAGTGCGAGGATTTCAGCGAAATAAAAATCTACTTCGATAGTTAAATTAAGGAGGATTGCAATCGCAAATATAGGGAAGGCTTCAAATCCATTTAAGTGAGCGCCGTAAGCTCTTCCGCCCCATCCAGTAAGTTTTGATTGTTGTTCCCTAGGATGGTGGTTGTCATATCCTTTCCCTTCGCGTGACATTGCAACGGCTACAAAAGCCTTTGCTAAATAAATTTGAGAAATGGAAACTAGGAGGCAAATGATCAGAATTGTCATATGACTAAAGGTAAATGAGAGATTCTCTTTTGTAAAATGAAAATTTTACCAATGGTCTCTTAGTTTCCGTAAGAGTAAGAATACAGAACGATCATCTGTAACCGTTTCCCCCATTTCTGTTAGTCGGTCTTTTATGGATTTTGAATCACGTCGAAAAAATGGGCTTAATTTTTTTTCAAGCCCAATGGTTGAGACCAAATGAGGAGTAAGTGTTTTTTGGAACAATTCTCTCTCATCATGAATGGGTTCTATATGTTTGGAAAAATTCAGATTATTTTCCCAATAATCATGGCCTGGATACAAACGACATGTGTCAGGCAAATTGGCATACCGATGGTTTATGGTTTCATACAGGGCATTTGGATCGCCACCTCGGAAACAATTGCCCACACCTACATTGAATAATGTATCACCTGAAAAAATCCCAAGTATGGTTTTAGGATTTTTATGTACAAAACTTAAATGAGAAAATGTATGACCGGGAGTGTCCCAAACTTCTATGGATTCCCCTTCCACTGAAAAACAAATTTGTCCTTCTTCCAATGTTTCGTCGAGTCCAGGAATTTTTCCTTTGGCATTTTTGTGCCCATAGATAAGACATTTGGTTTCTTCTTTTAATTCTAAATTTCCTTCTGTGTGATCACCGTGTTCATGTGTATTCAAAATTCCCTTCAATTTTAAACCCATTTTTCTCAGTTGGGTGAGGATTAGCGGAGCATTATAGGGATCCACACAATATACTTCGCCTGTTCGATTGGAATAAACGAGATAAGTATAGTTGCGAAGGGGAGAGTTTGTAAAGATGGGAAGGATTTCAATCATTTTGATTTCATCCTTCCCTTAGGTTTAGTAGAGGATTCGAGTGCGAATCGAGTGTTTGTGGGCTTTGATTTTGTCTTTTAATTCATCACCCAAATTTTTATCAATTTCCATACTCAAATAACCAATGTTTGCTGATGTACTCAAGTTTTGAGTGAGGATATTTCCTCCCATATCGGAGATAATGGAGTTAATGTCCCGTAGGAAACCTGGTTGGTTTTGGTGGATATTTAGAATTCTGTGGTAACCCGATTTTAAATTCCCCAACTCAATGTTTGGAAAGTTCACAGAAAAAGTGGTGGAACCATTATTTATGAATTTTAATAATTTTTCGGCAACTTCCGTTCCAATGTTCTTTTGTGCTTCTTCTGTGGAACCACCAATGTGCGGAGTGAGAATCACATTGGGTAGTCCTTGTAATGGGCTTACAAATGGATCATCATTTGATTTTGGTTCTTCTGGGAAGACGTCAACACCAGCTCCTGCAATTTTTCCCGATTTGATTCCTTCCACAAGTGCATCAATTTCAAGAACCTTTCCACGAGATAAGTTTAATACATAGACTCCATTCTTTAAGAGAGGTAAGTGTTCCTTACGGAATAGGTTTTTGGTATCTTCTGTTTCGGGAACATGGAAGGAAATAAAATCAGATTGTTTGAGAAGTTCTTCGTAACTATGTGCAGACGATGCATTGCCGAGTGGGAGTTTGGAAATGATATCATAAAATACCACTCGCATTCCCATGGATTCCGCAAGGACCGATACTTGGGTTCCAATATGACCATAACCAATGATGCCGAGAGTTTTCCCTCTCACTTCAAAACAACCTTTTGCAATTTTATTCCATTTGCCAAGGTGGACGTCCCTTGATTGGTCCGATGCTTTTCTTGCGAGCATGATGATTTCGGCTATGACAAGTTCAGCCACTGACCTTGTATTACTGTATGGAGCATTAAAAACAGGAACTGCTCGTTTTTCAGCTTCTTCCAATTCCACTTGGTTGGTTCCGATACAAAAACAACCGATCGTCATTAATTTTTTCGCATTCTCTAATGCTTTTTTTGTGACGTTTGTTTTACTACGAATACCAAGGACATGGACATCAGAAATTTTTTGGATGAGTTCTTCTTCTTCCATCGCATCTTTGATGAGAGTCACATCAAAACCATCTCGATGGAAAAGTTCATATGCATCCTTGTGGATGTTTTCCAGAAGTAGGACTTTTATTTTTCCTTTGGGATAAGATACCATAGGAACAGGATTTTTTCCTTTGCCAAACCTTGCATCTCGAAAAAGGTTGGGTGTATCATGGAAAGAATCTTCTCACTCACCCGAATTTCCTCGATTTTCCTCCTTTTTTTGGTCCTCGTTTCCTGTTCTGGAAGTAAGGCCTTTGTCGTGACCCCAGAACCGACCTTGGAGCAACAAACTGCGATTTCCAAAGACATTTGTATGCAAAAATACCTATGGTTATTCTCAGGAAAACGCCCTTGTGTGTATTTTAAGGCAGAACGAGATAATAGCACTGGGGCTATCAATTATTTCCTCCTGTATGAAATTGGAACCTTTGATGTTGATATCCCAATTGGAGTATCGTTAAAGTTGGGAGAAACTTGGTACAATTTAAAAAAGACCAATACTGATTATTCTGATACCATCATTGTGACTTCGGCGCTAACACAAGATATGTTACCCAAAATTGGTGAAAACCAAAACATCACCATCAGTTACACAAATCGAAAGGAAACCATCAATTACCAATTGAATGGAGACCAAACGGCAAAATTCCAATCCAATCTCTCGAAACTCATCCGTGTGATTGAATCGGAACCAAAACTCAATATTAACAAACGTTAAGAAGCAGTTAGGTAATTTTTAATGCCGTAAGGTTTTAGAGACCTCTGCTTTAATCAAAAACCTCTCCAAGACTTAGTTGTTAAGGAGAGGTTTTTTTATCCCTAGAAAGAATGGCTGCGGATTCTATTCTGGGCGCATCAATGGAAATAAAATGGTATCTCGAATGGAATGTGAATCTGTCAGTAACATGACCAATCGATCTATTCCAATCCCAAGCCCACCAGTTGGCGGAAGACCATATTCTAGGGCGCGGATATAATCATCATCCATCATAAAGGCTTCATCATCTCCGGCTTCCCTTTGTTTTACTTGTTCTTCAAAACGTTCCCTTTGGTCAAAAGGATCGTTTAACTCAGTAAAGGCATTTCCAATTTCTCTCCCAGCAACATATGGTTCAAATCGTTCCACAAACTTAGGATCATCTTCTTTTGATTTTGCAAGAGGAGAGAGTTCTTTTGGAAAGTCAGTGATAAAGATAGGTTGGATGAGGTGAGGTTCTACAAGAGAACTAAACACATCATCACACACTTTCCAAATCGATACTGAATCAGAAGAATCTACTCCTTTGGATTTTGCCTTTTCAATTGCTTCTTTTACATCGGTGATTTGGCTAAAATCAATTCCTGAATATTCTTTGATGATATCAATGTATTTGACGCGTTTCCAAGGAGGAGTGAGGTCAATCTGGTCTTTGCCATAAGCAAATTTTAATCCTTTTCCAATCGATTGGGCCACAGAAACGATCATCCTTTCGGTAAGGGATAACATGGTTTCCATATCACCAAACGCCATATAGGCTTCCATCATGGTAAATTCTGGATTGTGTTTTGTGGAGATACCTTCGTTACGAAAGTTACGGTTGAGTTCAAACACTCGGTCCATTCCACCTACAATGAGTCGTTTTAAATATAGTTCAGGTGCAATTCGAAGGAAAAGTTCCATATCAAGAGTATTGTGGTGGGTCACAAATGGTCTTGCTGCTGCACCTCCTGCAATCGGTTGCATCATAGGAGTTTCCACTTCTAAAAATCCTTCATTTGTTAAAAACTTACGAATTTCCGATATGATACGAGAACGCATTTTGAATGTTTCACGAACGTTTTCGTTTACAACAAGGTCCACATAACGCATTCTGTATCGTTGTTCTACATCCGAAAAAGCGTCATACACAACACCATCTTTTTCTTTTACAACGGGCAGTGGTCTAATACATTTTGCAAGCAATTGAACATTTGTTAAGTGAAGTGTGGTTTCTCCTTTTTGTGTTTGGAATAACCAACCTTCGATTCCAATCCAATCTCCTAAGTCTAGAGACTTAAATAAGGAGTAATTTTCTTCGCCTAGGTCATCCCGAGTCGCATACAATTGGATAAGACCTTCTGCATCTTTTAAATGGGCAAAACTTGCCTTACCCATAACACGTTTTGCATGCAGACGTCCACCGAGTTTGAAAGTTTTTTTCTCAGTTTGATTGGGATCAAAACTAGATAATAGCATTTTGGAATCTGAATTTGGGAAAAAACGAAGTGGGTAAGGATTGATTCCTTTTGTTTTTAAATCATTTATCTTTTGAATTCTTTGTTCTATGAGTTCGTTTGAATCTTTAATTTCATCCATGTTAAAGGATACCTCTGATGTAAGAATAGATATAACGTATGAATTCTACGGAAACTTCTCTCGTACCTGATTCTGATAAAAACCAATTCGAACCCGAAATTTCAGATGGAAAACTATACGCTGTGACTTTTACGGGTAAACTGGTTAATGTTTTTTTGTAAATATTCAAAACACGACGTTTCTCAAACTCTCGTGTTAGGAGTAATATAGACCCTAAATTGTCAGAAACAGCTAATTTTAATAGGTTTTTGGATGCCTCGTCTGTGTCACCCATTTTGGAAGCCGGGATTACAAGAGTTATGATTTGAGAACTTGGGATTCCATTTGAAATGAGGAATTCTTTCACTTTTTGGTCTATTTCAAAAGGCCCAATCAATTGGTTTTGTGATTTGTCTTCTTTACTAACAAGGATTAGCTTTTTGAAATCTGATTTGGAATACAAGTTTGTGATCGACTTTAGTTGTTTTCTGTTCGGCAAAACGTCTGTGAGTTCCAATACGGCTATGTCTGATTTTTGGTATGGATCATTTGTTCCCAACCAATATGGGCTTGAAAGTAACAAACCCAAACAAAGAAAGATCGGCGAAAGAAAGCCAAGAAAGAGTAATTTAAAACGAAAGGTTAAATCGGAAACTTGCATACTGATGACCCCTACAACC contains:
- a CDS encoding dihydrolipoyl dehydrogenase; protein product: MKEYDILVVGAGAGTKLVTPPSLIGKRVVVFEKETPGGTCLNRGCIPSKMIIYPSELIRLREEGKRFGIEFPKPTTVPVESIFQRVNQTVKVDSDSIPLAYEKNPNIDYIPKKVWFKGSKVLTDGENEYTAKHIFIVTGTRPKIPNIQGLENTPYWTSREALSPANFPKSLLIIGAGFISLELGAAYQAYGCQVTGITRGEVLRHVDGDVKTELCKHLPFPIHTDFQFESVSYQNKKFKVSGKTKEGKFTQFEADELLVATGIKPNTDELHLENTNIQVNEEGYIQVDGTLQTGEPGVYAFGDVIGRYFFRHSANFEGEYLFEHLFGNKKDQPIVYPPIPEAIFTNPQIASVGKTEETLIKEGISYYKGINPYSSSATGMARLSHLGFVKVLVSKETEQVLGAHIIGEEASNLIHQILMGMYLNAKLDDYLGMVYIHPAISEITRNAFRKVREQKWKEGKS
- a CDS encoding endonuclease: MKRTSILFLLILLFGFGYVLFSESNETETNGKNRITDFQKAKRVLKRFYEKVGKDFYCGCEFEKDEEEFGRFKIKQNTCGLQARKDSKRQNYIEWEHIVPAYSFGKTRECWTKTNCEVGGKLLKGRKCCGATDPEFNLIEADLHNIVPVPGEINADRGIFPYGEIEGEPREYGLCDFEVNFKASIAEPKPDIRGDIARIYFYMEWRYQIPIPEGKRKLYQNWHENDPPDTFEIRKNEIVERLQKIKNPFVEGETPN
- a CDS encoding MAPEG family protein, with translation MTILIICLLVSISQIYLAKAFVAVAMSREGKGYDNHHPREQQSKLTGWGGRAYGAHLNGFEAFPIFAIAILLNLTIEVDFYFAEILALSFVSLRFVYIYLYIADFPFARSTTWTLAFLCNIGLYILPLVY
- a CDS encoding MBL fold metallo-hydrolase is translated as MIEILPIFTNSPLRNYTYLVYSNRTGEVYCVDPYNAPLILTQLRKMGLKLKGILNTHEHGDHTEGNLELKEETKCLIYGHKNAKGKIPGLDETLEEGQICFSVEGESIEVWDTPGHTFSHLSFVHKNPKTILGIFSGDTLFNVGVGNCFRGGDPNALYETINHRYANLPDTCRLYPGHDYWENNLNFSKHIEPIHDERELFQKTLTPHLVSTIGLEKKLSPFFRRDSKSIKDRLTEMGETVTDDRSVFLLLRKLRDHW
- the serA gene encoding phosphoglycerate dehydrogenase, coding for MVSYPKGKIKVLLLENIHKDAYELFHRDGFDVTLIKDAMEEEELIQKISDVHVLGIRSKTNVTKKALENAKKLMTIGCFCIGTNQVELEEAEKRAVPVFNAPYSNTRSVAELVIAEIIMLARKASDQSRDVHLGKWNKIAKGCFEVRGKTLGIIGYGHIGTQVSVLAESMGMRVVFYDIISKLPLGNASSAHSYEELLKQSDFISFHVPETEDTKNLFRKEHLPLLKNGVYVLNLSRGKVLEIDALVEGIKSGKIAGAGVDVFPEEPKSNDDPFVSPLQGLPNVILTPHIGGSTEEAQKNIGTEVAEKLLKFINNGSTTFSVNFPNIELGNLKSGYHRILNIHQNQPGFLRDINSIISDMGGNILTQNLSTSANIGYLSMEIDKNLGDELKDKIKAHKHSIRTRILY
- the lysS gene encoding lysine--tRNA ligase, translated to MKDSNELIEQRIQKINDLKTKGINPYPLRFFPNSDSKMLLSSFDPNQTEKKTFKLGGRLHAKRVMGKASFAHLKDAEGLIQLYATRDDLGEENYSLFKSLDLGDWIGIEGWLFQTQKGETTLHLTNVQLLAKCIRPLPVVKEKDGVVYDAFSDVEQRYRMRYVDLVVNENVRETFKMRSRIISEIRKFLTNEGFLEVETPMMQPIAGGAAARPFVTHHNTLDMELFLRIAPELYLKRLIVGGMDRVFELNRNFRNEGISTKHNPEFTMMEAYMAFGDMETMLSLTERMIVSVAQSIGKGLKFAYGKDQIDLTPPWKRVKYIDIIKEYSGIDFSQITDVKEAIEKAKSKGVDSSDSVSIWKVCDDVFSSLVEPHLIQPIFITDFPKELSPLAKSKEDDPKFVERFEPYVAGREIGNAFTELNDPFDQRERFEEQVKQREAGDDEAFMMDDDYIRALEYGLPPTGGLGIGIDRLVMLLTDSHSIRDTILFPLMRPE